The genomic DNA GACCGCAACGCGGTGCCCGTAGCGGGCACCCACGGGGCCGACAGGCAAACACTAATGGTCAGCGTTCTGGGAAGCGCCAGGAAGCTGGCTTGATTCAAGCCGCGCTGGCTGCCGGAGTAGATGCGCCGCGCGCGGTGGCCTTTGACGTGGTGCGCAAGGTAAGCGATGACGATGCTTTTGCCAACCTGATTTTACCCAAGGCATTGCGAAGGCAGAAGCTTAAGGGACGCGACGCCGCATTTGCCACCGAAATTACCTATGGGACGCTACGCACGCTTGGTGTGGTGGATGCGGTCATCGCCGAGTGTTCTTCACGCGCCCTAGAGGCCATTTCCCCAGCCGTAGTTGATGCTCTGCGCTTGGGGGCGTACCAAGTTCTCTATACCCGAGTGGAGGCGCATGCGGCCGTTGATACCACCGTCCGCTTAGTGGGAGCGGCCGGTGAGGTTAAAGCCAAAGGCTTTGCAAATGGAATTATGCGCGCCATTACACGGACGTCGGCTAAGACCTGGCTGGAAAAACTTGCGCCGCAGGGCGAAATCGCGGCTATCGCTTTCAAGCATGCCCACCCCACGTGGATCGCGGAATCGTTTAGTCGCGTGTTGGGGCTAGGGGAGCTGGAGGCTGCTTTAGCCGCGGACTCGGACCGCCCCACAGTGCATTTAGTAGCGCGTCCCGGGGAAATCTCAGCCGAGGAGCTAGCGCTGGCGACCGGCAATGAGGAAGGGCGCTACTCTCCCTATGCCGTGTACATGGAGTCTGGCGACCCAGGCCAATTGGAACCTATTCGCCAAGGATTGGCTGCCGTGCAGGATGAAGGCTCGCAGCTTATCGCCCGCGCGGTTTGCGAGGCACCCGTTGAGGGTGAGGACACCGGCCGGTGGCTGGATCTTTGCGCCGGTCCCGGTGGTAAGGCTGCTTTGATGGGAGCGCTCGCCCGCATAGATTCCGCGCACGTGGATGCGGTGGAAGTCTCGCCGCATCGTGCACGGTTGATTGAAAAGACCGTGAGTGATCTACCCGTTGACGTCCACGTGGCCGATGGCCGCGATCCCGGTGTGGGAGAGGGCTTTGACCGCGTGCTTGTCGATGCCCCTTGTTCCGGCCTCGGCGCTCTTCGTCGCCGGCCTGAGGCACGGTGGCGCAAATCCGAGTCCGATATAGCTGAGCTTAATCAGCTGCAATTTGAGCTCCTATCCTCCGCATTAAATCTCGTGCGCCCAGGTGGGTTGGTCATATATTCCACCTGCTCACCAGATTTGCGCGAGACCCGCGCCATCGTAGACCGTGCGTTAAGCGAGCTCGGTTCTACGGAACTGGACGCTCACGCCTTTATTCCCGATATGGGCGATGTTGGGCGGGAGAAATCCGTACAGATGTGGCCCCACCGGCATGGAACCGATGCGATGTTCTTTGCTGCTTTACGGCGGGGCAAGGACCAATCGCGATAGACTAGTGTGCATGTCTGCACCGATTATTTCCCCCTCTATTCTGGCAGCCGATTTTTCTCGCTTGGGAGAACAACTAGCGGCGATCGATTCCGCCGATTGGGTCCACGTGGACATTATGGACGGGCATTTCGTGCCTAACCTGTCTTTTGGTCCAGATATTACGGCTACGGTGCATCGAGCCACCGACAAGCCGCTAGACGTGCATTTGATGATCGAGGAACCAGAAAAATGGATCGAGACTTATGCCAAGGCGGGCGCGCACACCATAATTTTCCATGTTGAGGCCGTTGCTGATGAACAGGCTACGGTGGAGCTTGCCCAGCGCATTCGTGATTTGGGTGTGCGTGCGGCCTTTTCCATAAAGCCTGGTACTGCCATCGAGCCATGGCTGGATAAGCTGCATCATTTCGATGAGGTGCTGGTTATGTCCGTGGAGCCAGGGTTTGGCGGACAGAAGTTCATGCCGGAGATGCTAGAGAAGGTGCGGGTGCTGCGCCGCAGCATCGATGAGCAAAAGCTTGATACGGTCATCGAAATCGATGGCGGTATTTCGCTTGAAACTATTGCTGTAGCAGCAGAAGCAGGCGTTGATGCATTTGTGGCAGGCTCTGCCGTGTTTAAGGCAGAAGATCCAGCAACTGCCGTGGATGAGTTGCGCAAAGAGGCGGCGGGTGCCTAGTGGGCGCTGAGGCAGAAGACAACACGATTTCCGCCGCCCTTGACCGCGCTATGGCCGCCGGTGCAGAGGTACGCGGCACCACGAGTCCTAATCCACCGGTAGGCGCGGTCATTGTGTCCGCCGCCGGGGAGGTTGCGGGAGTCGGAGCTACCCAGCCGGTGGGCGGTGCGCATGCTGAGGTCATGGCGCTGCGCGCGGCGGGTGGGAAGGCCCGCGGTGGCACGGCCGTGGTTACCTTGGAACCCTGTGCTCATACCGGCCGTACGGGCCCATGTACACAGGCGCTTATCGATGCCGGTGTGGCTTGCGTGTATTACCTACATTCGGACCCTACCTCGCAGGCCGCTGGTGGGGCACGCGCCCTAGCGGAGGCCGGGGTGGACGTCATCAAGCTGGAAAAGCCCCCTCAAGTTGAAGACGCGTTGATGCCATGGCTGTGGGCCATGCGCACCCGCAGGCCGCATATAACGCTAAAATTTGCCCAGAGCCTCGACGGTTTTACGGCAGCCGCCGATGGAACAAGCCAATGGATTACCGGCGAATCCGCGCGCGACTGGGTGCATGCCGATAGAGCACGGCGCGATGCCATCGTCGTGGGCACCGGTACGGCGTTAGCCGATAATCCCTCTCTTACTGCGCGCTTTAGAAATGGCAACCTGCGCGAGCACCAGCCGCGCCGTGTGGTTATAGGCAAGCGCGATTTGAAATCCGCGGGGGATGCGGCAAGTAACCTGCGCAAGTTGGGCTACGAGCAGTATGACAGCATCGATGAAGCATTGTATGAGCTCTACGCAAGTGGTGCCCGTGACGTCCTCGTGGAAGGTGGCGCCGGTCTTGCCAGCAGTTTCCTCAAGGCCGATTTGGTCGATGCCATTTCTGCTTATATTGCGCCGGTACTGCTTGGCGAGGGCCGCGGAGTACTAGCTCATCCGGTGACGCAGACGCTTAAAGAGGCTACCCGGTTCCAGCGTGTGGGAATGAAGCCGTTAGGTGAGGATGTTCTTATTGAATATGTGCGCTAGGCACTTGGATTAGTAAATACTTAAATATCGGATTTCTGAGCAGAAAGGATGCATGTGTTTACCGGGCTGGTACAAGAATTAGGCACCGTCGCGGCAATGGAACCCCACGCCGATGCACTGCGGTTGAGCATTCGCGCCCCGCGCACCGTTGCGGCAGCCGAATTGGGTGACTCTATTGCTATCAACGGAGTATGCCTTACTGTGGCAGACCTTTCGGGGGAAGTGTTTTGCGCGGATGTGATGCAAGAATCCCTCGACCGTACGGCGCTGGGACGTCTTTCCATGGGCTTTCCAGTCAACGTGGAACCGGCGTTACTGCCCACAACCCGTTTGGGCGGCCACATCATGCAGGGCCATGTGGATGGCACTGCCACGCTCCTGACCCGTACCTCATCTGAGAATTGGGATGTGCTGCGTTTTAGCTTGCCTGCCGATCTTGCCCGCTACGTTGTAGAAAAGGGCTCCATTGCCGTAAGTGGTACCTCGTTAACCGTGAGCGCCGTGGGCTCAGATTGGTTCGAGGTGTCCCTGATTCCCACAACTTTGCGGGAAACCATCCACGGCACATTGCCAGAGGGAGGAGAAGTAAACCTAGAGGTGGATGTGTTGGCTAAATACGTGGAAAAGATGCTTCACCCCGAAGCTTTACCCCCTGAAGCTAAGGACTAGACTGCTACCTTATGAGCGCGAGTGATAATTGCATCCGTCTGGATTCCATCGACCAAGCCATTGCGGATATCGCCGCTGGTAAGCCGGTAGTTGTTATCGATGACGAGGATCGCGAAAATGAAGGCGATCTGATTTTCGCCGCTGAGCTAGCCACCCCGGAACTCGTTGCCTTTATGGTGCGCTATTCCTCCGGATACATCTGTGCGCCGTTGTTGCCAGAGGATTGCAATCGCCTGAACCTACCGCCGATGCTGGCCGTCAATCAAGATGTACGCGGCACCGCATATACGGTGACTGTTGATGCAGCCACGGGTAGTACCGGGATTTCTGCTACCTCGCGGGCGGAGACCATACGCCGCCTAGCCGATCCCAGCACGACTCCGAGTGAGTTCACCCGCCCCGGTCACGTAGTCCCTCTGTGCGCCCGTCCTGGTGGGGTGTTGGAACGTGACGGACATACAGAAGCTTCTATCGATCTTGCGCGGTTGGCGGGCCTGCGCCCAGCCGGCGTGCTGTGCGAGATTGTCTCTGAGGAGGACCCAACCGATATGGCGCGTTCCCCGGAGCTGCGCCGCTTTGCCGATAAGCATGGCCTTTCCATGATTTCTATTGCGCAGCTCATCGAATGGCGCCGCCGTCACGAGACCCAAATAACTCGCCAGGTCAGTACGCACCTGCCTACTGAATATGGCGATTTCACAGCGATTGGCTACCGCCACGACATAGACGGGCAGGAGCACGTTGCGCTTGTCGCCGGTGACCCTTCCCAATTGCGTGGCGCCCGTGACGTATTAGTGCGCGTGCATTCCGAATGCCTGACCGGGGATGCTTTTGGTTCTCGCCGCTGCGATTGCGGCCCACAGCTGCACGAGTCCATGCGCCGTATTAGCCAAGCAGGCAGAGGCATCATAATTTACTTGCGCGGCCAAGAAGGCCGGGGGATCGGACTGCTACATAAGCTGGAAGCCTACCGGCTGCAGGACGCTGGAATGGATACCGTCGATGCCAATTTAGAGCAAGGGCTTCCTGAAGATGCCCGCGAGTACTCCGTGGCCGGCCAAATTCTGCGGGACCTCGGGGTTGAATCAGCAAACCTGCTTACCAATAATCCGCACAAGGGCGAGGGACTGAGCGGCTTTGGTGTGGATGCCAGACAGCATACTGCGCTAGCAACCCCGGCAAACGCGGACAATATTGAATACCTGCGTACAAAGCGCGATCGTATGGGCCATACGCTGCCGCAGGTAGCGCAGTGGGATGCGGAGCATTAATACAACAGCGACACCCGAGTGAAAGGAACCCGATGAGTAAAGAAGGCTTGCCCGATATCGCCCAGGTAGATGGCAGTGGGCTGCGCGTTGCCGTGGTAACTGCCACGTGGAACGCGAAAATTTGCGATCAGCTCCATGCCCAGGCGGTGCAGACCGCCAAAGATAATGGTGCCGAGGTTGACGAATACCGGGTCGTGGGGGCGCTGGAACTCGGCGTCGTCGTTCAGGCAGCCGCTCGCGCTTACGATGCTGTAGTGGCGTTGGGCTGTGTCATTCGTGGCGGTACGCCGCACTTTGACTATGTGTGCGATTCGGTCACCCAGGCACTGACTCGCATCGCACTCGATGAATCCACCCCTGTTGCTAATGGCGTCCTGACCGTCAATGACCAACAGCAGGCCGTTGATCGGGCCGGCTTTGCGGATTCGGTAGAAAACAAGGGCGCAGAGGCTATGATTGCGGCTTTAGATACCGCCCTCCAGTTGCGTAGACTAAACGCAGTAGAAAAGTAACCTTCAGCGATGCGTCAGCGCCCAGTGTCCCGTTAACGGTTGGCTCGCAGGGCGCGCCCCAGAGGAGTATGTACATGAACGAGGCGCAGGCCCCAAAGAATCCGCAACAGCGCCGCCAGCTTAGCGACGCCGAAGTATTGGCCTATACCAGTGCCGATCCCTTCGCCCAGACCACCACCAAGCCATGGGAGTTCACGGCGACCTCTTCCTTTTTGCGCAAGGTTGCTATCGGCTGGGTCATCCTCGTCATGGCCATCCATATCTTTATGGGCGTGACCTTGGGTGTGTCCTTTACCGGCGCGCATGTGACCACTATCGATAAACTCGCTTTCCCCGGCGTCGGCGTATTGATTTCCGTCTTGTCATGGATTGCGCTTAACCGCCCACGCCTGCGCGCCAATGAGGATGGGGTAGAAGTCCGCAATATTGTGGGCACTCGCTTTTACCCGTGGCAGGTAGTCTATGGCCTTTCCTTTCCCGTAGGCCAGCGCATGGCCCGTCTGGAACTGCCTGAATTCGAGTTCGTGCCCGTCTGGGCGCTGCAATCCGGTGATAAGGACTCGGTCATCGATAAGGTTCGCCGCTTCCGCGATGTGGAAGCCAAGTACATGCCACAGGACTAACAATTGGCCGATCCCACTACCTACCGCCCGGCTCCAGGAACAATCCCAACGGATCCGGGTGTATATAAGTTCCGCGATGAAAACCGCCGCGTTATTTACGTAGGCAAGGCCAAAAACCTTCGCGCTCGGCTGTCTAACTATTTTCAGGACATCACCCAGCTGCACCCGCGCACGCGCCAGATGGTGCTTACCGCCAACTCCGTGGAATGGACGGTCGTGGCAAGCGAGGTGGAAGCCTTGCAATTGGAGTACACGTGGATCAAGCGCTTCGATCCGCATTTTAACGTCATGTACCGCGATGATAAAACCTATCCTATGCTCGCGGTCTCGGTTGGGGAGACGGTGCCGCGGGCCTTTTTCTACCGTGGTCCCCGCCGGAAAGGTGTGCGCTACTTCGGCCCTTATTCTCATGCTTGGGCGGTCCGCGAAACTTTGGATCTGCTCACCCGAGTCTTTCCCATGCGCACCTGCTCTAAGGGCGTTTATAACCGGCACGAGCGGCTCGGACGCCCGTGCCTGCTGGGATATATAGGCAAATGCGACGCCCCATGCATTGGCAGGGTAAGCAAGGACGAGCACCGCGAAACCGTCAATGACCTCGTTTCTTTTATGAACGGAAATACCAGTTCAGTGCGCCGCAAACTCACCCAGGACATGGAACAGGCTGCTGAAAGGCTAGAGTTCGAACGCGCAGCACGTCTGCGCGATGATTTAGGTGCTATCGACAAGATCATGGAACAGCAGGCCGTTGTCTTTACCGATGGCACCGATGCCGATCTCATTGCTTTTAACTCTGATGAACTTGAAGCAGCAGTACAGATTTTCCACGTTCGCGGTGGCCGGATCCGCGGCCAGCGCGGTTGGGTGGTCGAGCGCGCCGGCGACCAAGCCAGCTCAGAGCCGCTGGAAGACGGACAGCCCGACCCCGCGCTGCCCGCATTGGTACAGAATTTCCTCATCCAGTTCTATTCGGATGCTGTGGAGCGCGAGCAGCAAGAAGCACGCGAGGATGCGGCGTTAGCAGGAGACGTTAAACGGCGCGGGGTCGATCAAGAATCGCACATGAAGTCGCGGCGAGTACAGGTAATTCCGCCTCAGATTCTGGTCCAAGCCATGCCGGATGAACCAGAGCAGGTTATTGCCCTTTTGGAAGAGTTACGCGGGACCAAGGTGGATCTGCGCGTGCCCCAGCGTGGCGATAAGAAGCAGTTAATGGCCACGGTGGAAAAGAATGCCAAGGAGCAGTTGCGCCAGCACAAGCTAAAGCGGGTGGGAGATCTCACCGCTCGCTCTGCGGCGTTGCAAGATATTCAAGAAGCTCTTGGCATGGAGCAAGCTCCATTGCGCATTGAGTGTACCGATATTTCCCATATCCAAGGCACGGATGTGGTTGCCTCCTTGGTGGTTTTTGAAGACGGATTGCCTAAGAAATCAGACTATAGGCGTTACCGAATCAAAGAGGCGGCTGGCGATGGCCGCTCTGATGACGTTGGTTCTATTGCAGAGATAACCCGCCGCCGCTTCAAACGCCATAATCAAGATAAGCTGGCCCACCCAGATGAGGAGATAGAAGAGTCTTCCTTTGCGGAGGAGAAGGTGGCGGAAGAATCGGCCGAAGCTGGTCGCCGCTTTGCGTATCCGCCGCAGCTTTTCATCGTTGACGGTGGTGCGCCCCAGGTGGCTGCGGCCCAAGAGGTCTTTGACGAGCTGGGCATTGTGGATGTGGCTTTGGTCGGCTTGGCCAAGCGCCTTGAGGAAATCTGGGTGCCAGGCGATGATGAGCCAGTGATTTTGCCGCGAAATTCGCAAGCACTCTTCCTCTTGCAGCAAATCCGCGATGAAGCGCACCGCTTTGCCATTACTTATCACCGGCAGCAGCGCTCCAAGCGGATGCGTGCCTCTGTGCTTGATTCCGTGCCGGGATTGGGCCCGCAGCGCCGCACGGATTTGGTCAAGCACTTTGGTTCGGTGAAAAAGCTCAAGGCAGCCAGCGTTGAGGAGATCTGTGAGGTCAATGGATTTGGCCCGAAGCTGGCCCAGACCGTTTACGAGAGCTTGCACGATCCTGTGGGTAAGTAAGAGACGCACTTCTAGAATAGGAAAATCTGAAAGCGCTAGACTAAAGGGCATGACGCATTTCGAAACTCCACCCATTTTGATAACCGGCATGTCCGGCGGCGGGTTGAGTTCCGCTGCCAAGGTGATTGAGGATAAGGGCTACTATGTGGCGCATAATATTCCACCGCGCGCGATTGTGGACCTGCTTAAGCTGTGTAACCAGGAGGACACTCCGGTAGGCAAGGTAGCTGCCGTGACGGATGTGCGCTCGCGCATGTTCCCTGGCTCTCTTTTAGAAGTCATGGATGAGCTCACGGAGCTGAACATGAAGCCCACCGTGCTCTTTTTAGATGCTCGGGACGATGTACTTATTCGCCGATTCGATTCGGTACGGCGCACCCACCCGCTGCAGGAAGAGGATACCCTTAAAGTAGGAATCCAAAGGGAGCGCCGAGCAGTAGCGGATGTACGCGCCCATGCGGATATCATCATCGATACCACCAACTTGTCCATTCATGATTTGCGCCGGGCAATTGAGGCGGCTTTTGGTGAAATGCAGAATGAAAAGCAGCACGTGACTGTCGAATCCTTTGGGTTCAAGAGTGGCTCTCCGCGCGATGCGGATCTTGTGGTAGATGTGCGTTTTCTTCCTAATCCATACTGGGTGCCGGAGCTTCGAGGTTATCGCGGAACGGATGAACCAGTGGCGCAATATGTTTTGTCCCAACCGGCGGCGGAAGAATTTGTGGATAGTTTCTTAAGGATGTTTTCTACCATGCTGGATGGTTATCGGCACGAAGGCAAGAATTTCATCACGGTTGGCGTGGGCTGTACGGGAGGACATCACCGCTCCGTTGCCGTCGCAGAGGCCATCGCGGCGCGTTTGCGTGACAACGATGCATTGGATGTCAGCGCCTTGCACAGGGATATTGCTCGGGACTAGAGCACAGGAGTACTAGCACTTTTATGACAAATCCTTCTCACATGGTCTGCCTTGGCGGGGGCCATGGACTTTATCAAACCCTTCTATCCGCACGCCTTAGCCAGGCGGCCGATATTTCCGCCATTGTTACTGTCGCTGACGATGGCGGGTCTTCTGGTCGCTTGCGTCGCGAGCTGGAGATTATTCCGCCCGGCGATCTGCGCATGGCACTAGCCGCACTGGCCAATAGCGACCCAGTAGGAGATCTGTGGGCAAAGACTTTGCAGCACCGATTCGGCGGCAACGGTGCCATGGCAGGCCATGCGGTAGGAAACCTTATGATCGCGGGGTTGACCGACGTTCTAGGGGACTACCAAGCCGCATTGGACACCATCGCCGAGCTCACTAATTCCCAGGGGCGGGTGTTTCCAGTTGCCAATCAGGCCTTAGATATCGAGGCGGATGTGGCCGGGCTTGACGATGACCCCCGAGTCATGCGCCAAGTCCGCGGCCAAGTCGCGGTTGCGTCTACCCCGGGCCAGGTGCGGCGCGTGCGTATCCTTCCCGAGCGGCCCAGCGCAAATCCGGACGCGCTCGACGCCATTCAACGCGCGGACCTCATCACCATTGGCCCGGGCTCTTGGTTTAGTTCAGTGCTACCGCACACTCTCGTACCCCAAGTAGTGGAGGCAATCTCTGCTTCTAACGCCCTGCGAGTCGTCGTGCTTAATCTTTCAGCTGAGCCGGGCGAAACCCCTGGTTTTTCTGCAGAACGCCATTTGCACGTTCTGTCACAGCACGCCCCAGATTTGCGTATCGACCGCATTCTGGTGGACGGGGCTGCTCTACCCTCAGATAGCGAGCGCGTCTACATCCAGCGTGCGGCGCAATCTCTAGGCGCCCGCGCAACGTTTGCCGATGTTAGCCACGTCGATGCCGACGGCCGGAGTGTCAATAAGCATGATCCAGAAAAGCTTTCAGCGGCGCTCTTGGAGTTGTATTCGGCCTTCCGCAACTAGGGCGCTTTGTACGGCGTTGATGGTCAAGGCCTGCGTTTCGATGCCGGCGATTGGCCGAGTGCGCGGGGCACGGGTGCTCGCGGTATGATGACAGAAATCCTTTCACCGCGATTACCCTTGAGCAAGGGCTCTTGGAGTGCATAAATTCCTTGTGATTTGAGTATAGAAATGGGGCGAACTAGGTGACCACACCATTGACCGAGCAGGTCAAAGAAGAACTAACGGCTGTCGTCGTGCCGCGCCAGTCCGCTCGTGCTGCAGAATTAGCGGCAATTTTGCGTTTTGCCGGCGAGCTGGATATTTCCGGTGACAACATGTCTTATGAACTGGCGCTGGAAAGCCACGCCATTGCTCGCCGCGTGATCACTGCACTAGATGATCTCTATGGGATTGCCGCTGATAGTCACTTTGTTGGCCCTGCAGGAACCACGAAGAAAAGTCGTGTTACCGTACGAATTTCCACTGGGGCGAAAGAGCTGACACGCCGCCTAGGACTCATCACCCGTTCCGGCCACGCAGTCGTAGGGCTGCCGCCACAAGTAATTTCCGGCACTGTTGCTGATAGTGAGGCAGCGTGGCGGGGCGCCTTTTTGGCGCACGGCAGCCTTACTGAGCCTGGGCGTTCCTCCGCGCTGGAGGTAACGTGCCCGTGCCAGGAAGCCGCGTTGGCGCTGGTGGGGTGTGCTCGTCGCTTAGGCATTTCCGCCAAAACCAAGGAGACGCGCGGCGAGGACCGCGTAGTCGTGCGAGATGGCGATGCCATCGGGGCGCTACTGACCCGGATGGGCGCGCAAGAAACACGATTGAGCTGGGAGAAAAAGCGCGTGAAGCGGGAGGCTCATGATACGTCTCGGCGCTTGGATAATTTTGATGATGCCAACCTCCGCCGCTCGGCCCGTGCGGCAGTAACGGCTGCGGCGCGCGTCGAGCGGGCTATGGAGATTCTCGGTGATGACGTTCCTGAGCACCTCGCAGATGCGGGGCGCCTCCGAGTACAGCATCGGGAGGCCTCGCTAGAGGAACTCGGCCGCTTGGCTGAACCACCCATGACCAAGGATGCGGTGGCTGGCCGCATTCGTCGCCTGTTGTCTATGGCTGATAAGCGCGCGAAGGAACTTGATATCCCCGATACCAACCAGGCTATTACGGAGGATCTTTTCAACGAGTCTTAAGTTCTCGGAACAGCGCACAGATGCACAACTCCCCGCACCACGAATACCGAAGAGGTAGCTGTGCTGCGGGGAGTTGTGGCTTCAGTGGGGGCGAGGCCTAGGGAACCAAGAAGCCTAGGACGTTGGTCATCAAGAATACTATGACGCACACGGCGGCCAAGAAGGCGACCGAGTAACCCACAACGTTTTTCAGGATGACGGATTCCTTGCCTTCCATATTGACGGCGGTTGCCGCAATCGCGAGAGATTGCGGGGAGATCATCTTGCCCACGACGCCGCCAGCGGTGTTAGCAGCAAGCATGAGGTCTGGGTTCACACTGATGCGTTCTGCTGCTGCCACTTGCAGGTTGGCAAAGAGGGCATTGGCGGAGGTGTCGGAGCCGGTTACTGCGGTACCGATCCAGCCTAGGACTGGAGCGAAGAGAGCGAAGATACCGCCAGCAGA from Corynebacterium tuberculostearicum includes the following:
- a CDS encoding bifunctional 3,4-dihydroxy-2-butanone-4-phosphate synthase/GTP cyclohydrolase II, which produces MSASDNCIRLDSIDQAIADIAAGKPVVVIDDEDRENEGDLIFAAELATPELVAFMVRYSSGYICAPLLPEDCNRLNLPPMLAVNQDVRGTAYTVTVDAATGSTGISATSRAETIRRLADPSTTPSEFTRPGHVVPLCARPGGVLERDGHTEASIDLARLAGLRPAGVLCEIVSEEDPTDMARSPELRRFADKHGLSMISIAQLIEWRRRHETQITRQVSTHLPTEYGDFTAIGYRHDIDGQEHVALVAGDPSQLRGARDVLVRVHSECLTGDAFGSRRCDCGPQLHESMRRISQAGRGIIIYLRGQEGRGIGLLHKLEAYRLQDAGMDTVDANLEQGLPEDAREYSVAGQILRDLGVESANLLTNNPHKGEGLSGFGVDARQHTALATPANADNIEYLRTKRDRMGHTLPQVAQWDAEH
- the rapZ gene encoding RNase adapter RapZ, which encodes MTHFETPPILITGMSGGGLSSAAKVIEDKGYYVAHNIPPRAIVDLLKLCNQEDTPVGKVAAVTDVRSRMFPGSLLEVMDELTELNMKPTVLFLDARDDVLIRRFDSVRRTHPLQEEDTLKVGIQRERRAVADVRAHADIIIDTTNLSIHDLRRAIEAAFGEMQNEKQHVTVESFGFKSGSPRDADLVVDVRFLPNPYWVPELRGYRGTDEPVAQYVLSQPAAEEFVDSFLRMFSTMLDGYRHEGKNFITVGVGCTGGHHRSVAVAEAIAARLRDNDALDVSALHRDIARD
- a CDS encoding RsmB/NOP family class I SAM-dependent RNA methyltransferase codes for the protein MSGGFRSRSKSGEKTPEGKPQASRITGGAKNRGGRPQRPQRGARSGHPRGRQANTNGQRSGKRQEAGLIQAALAAGVDAPRAVAFDVVRKVSDDDAFANLILPKALRRQKLKGRDAAFATEITYGTLRTLGVVDAVIAECSSRALEAISPAVVDALRLGAYQVLYTRVEAHAAVDTTVRLVGAAGEVKAKGFANGIMRAITRTSAKTWLEKLAPQGEIAAIAFKHAHPTWIAESFSRVLGLGELEAALAADSDRPTVHLVARPGEISAEELALATGNEEGRYSPYAVYMESGDPGQLEPIRQGLAAVQDEGSQLIARAVCEAPVEGEDTGRWLDLCAGPGGKAALMGALARIDSAHVDAVEVSPHRARLIEKTVSDLPVDVHVADGRDPGVGEGFDRVLVDAPCSGLGALRRRPEARWRKSESDIAELNQLQFELLSSALNLVRPGGLVIYSTCSPDLRETRAIVDRALSELGSTELDAHAFIPDMGDVGREKSVQMWPHRHGTDAMFFAALRRGKDQSR
- a CDS encoding riboflavin synthase, whose translation is MFTGLVQELGTVAAMEPHADALRLSIRAPRTVAAAELGDSIAINGVCLTVADLSGEVFCADVMQESLDRTALGRLSMGFPVNVEPALLPTTRLGGHIMQGHVDGTATLLTRTSSENWDVLRFSLPADLARYVVEKGSIAVSGTSLTVSAVGSDWFEVSLIPTTLRETIHGTLPEGGEVNLEVDVLAKYVEKMLHPEALPPEAKD
- the rpe gene encoding ribulose-phosphate 3-epimerase; the protein is MSAPIISPSILAADFSRLGEQLAAIDSADWVHVDIMDGHFVPNLSFGPDITATVHRATDKPLDVHLMIEEPEKWIETYAKAGAHTIIFHVEAVADEQATVELAQRIRDLGVRAAFSIKPGTAIEPWLDKLHHFDEVLVMSVEPGFGGQKFMPEMLEKVRVLRRSIDEQKLDTVIEIDGGISLETIAVAAEAGVDAFVAGSAVFKAEDPATAVDELRKEAAGA
- a CDS encoding gluconeogenesis factor YvcK family protein, with protein sequence MTNPSHMVCLGGGHGLYQTLLSARLSQAADISAIVTVADDGGSSGRLRRELEIIPPGDLRMALAALANSDPVGDLWAKTLQHRFGGNGAMAGHAVGNLMIAGLTDVLGDYQAALDTIAELTNSQGRVFPVANQALDIEADVAGLDDDPRVMRQVRGQVAVASTPGQVRRVRILPERPSANPDALDAIQRADLITIGPGSWFSSVLPHTLVPQVVEAISASNALRVVVLNLSAEPGETPGFSAERHLHVLSQHAPDLRIDRILVDGAALPSDSERVYIQRAAQSLGARATFADVSHVDADGRSVNKHDPEKLSAALLELYSAFRN
- a CDS encoding PH domain-containing protein; this encodes MNEAQAPKNPQQRRQLSDAEVLAYTSADPFAQTTTKPWEFTATSSFLRKVAIGWVILVMAIHIFMGVTLGVSFTGAHVTTIDKLAFPGVGVLISVLSWIALNRPRLRANEDGVEVRNIVGTRFYPWQVVYGLSFPVGQRMARLELPEFEFVPVWALQSGDKDSVIDKVRRFRDVEAKYMPQD
- the ribD gene encoding bifunctional diaminohydroxyphosphoribosylaminopyrimidine deaminase/5-amino-6-(5-phosphoribosylamino)uracil reductase RibD, translating into MAAGAEVRGTTSPNPPVGAVIVSAAGEVAGVGATQPVGGAHAEVMALRAAGGKARGGTAVVTLEPCAHTGRTGPCTQALIDAGVACVYYLHSDPTSQAAGGARALAEAGVDVIKLEKPPQVEDALMPWLWAMRTRRPHITLKFAQSLDGFTAAADGTSQWITGESARDWVHADRARRDAIVVGTGTALADNPSLTARFRNGNLREHQPRRVVIGKRDLKSAGDAASNLRKLGYEQYDSIDEALYELYASGARDVLVEGGAGLASSFLKADLVDAISAYIAPVLLGEGRGVLAHPVTQTLKEATRFQRVGMKPLGEDVLIEYVR
- the ribH gene encoding 6,7-dimethyl-8-ribityllumazine synthase, encoding MSKEGLPDIAQVDGSGLRVAVVTATWNAKICDQLHAQAVQTAKDNGAEVDEYRVVGALELGVVVQAAARAYDAVVALGCVIRGGTPHFDYVCDSVTQALTRIALDESTPVANGVLTVNDQQQAVDRAGFADSVENKGAEAMIAALDTALQLRRLNAVEK
- the uvrC gene encoding excinuclease ABC subunit UvrC, with product MADPTTYRPAPGTIPTDPGVYKFRDENRRVIYVGKAKNLRARLSNYFQDITQLHPRTRQMVLTANSVEWTVVASEVEALQLEYTWIKRFDPHFNVMYRDDKTYPMLAVSVGETVPRAFFYRGPRRKGVRYFGPYSHAWAVRETLDLLTRVFPMRTCSKGVYNRHERLGRPCLLGYIGKCDAPCIGRVSKDEHRETVNDLVSFMNGNTSSVRRKLTQDMEQAAERLEFERAARLRDDLGAIDKIMEQQAVVFTDGTDADLIAFNSDELEAAVQIFHVRGGRIRGQRGWVVERAGDQASSEPLEDGQPDPALPALVQNFLIQFYSDAVEREQQEAREDAALAGDVKRRGVDQESHMKSRRVQVIPPQILVQAMPDEPEQVIALLEELRGTKVDLRVPQRGDKKQLMATVEKNAKEQLRQHKLKRVGDLTARSAALQDIQEALGMEQAPLRIECTDISHIQGTDVVASLVVFEDGLPKKSDYRRYRIKEAAGDGRSDDVGSIAEITRRRFKRHNQDKLAHPDEEIEESSFAEEKVAEESAEAGRRFAYPPQLFIVDGGAPQVAAAQEVFDELGIVDVALVGLAKRLEEIWVPGDDEPVILPRNSQALFLLQQIRDEAHRFAITYHRQQRSKRMRASVLDSVPGLGPQRRTDLVKHFGSVKKLKAASVEEICEVNGFGPKLAQTVYESLHDPVGK